The following is a genomic window from Phycisphaeraceae bacterium.
TCATTCTCATCTCCAATTTCATGGCGATTCTTCTCCAGCACCTTTGCGTGCGTCTGGGGGTCGCCACCGGCCGCGATCTGGCGCAGGCGTGCAGTGACCACTATCACCCGGTGGTGAGCTTCGTCCTGTGGGTGCTCTGCGAGCTGGCGATCTGTGCCTGCGATCTGGCGGAAGTGCTCGGAACCGCCATCGCGCTCAACCTCCTGTTTGGCATACCCATGACCGTGGGGGTCTGTCTGACCGCCTTGGACATCATGCTCATCCTGCTGCTTCAGCACAAAGGCTTCCGCTATCTCGAAGCTATGGTCATCTCGCTGATCAGCATCATCGGAGCCTGCTTCCTCCTCGAAATTATTTTCTCGCGTCCCGACCTGCCCTCCGTGCTGCGCGGCTTTGTGCCCAGCCGTGATGTTGTCGTCAACAAGGACATGCTCTACGTAGCCATCGGCATCCTCGGCGCGACCGTTATGCCGCATAATCTTTATCTGCACTCTTCGATCGTGCAGACACGAAAATACGAACAGACGGCCAGTGGAAAGCGCGAAGCCATCAAGTTCGCCACGATCGATTCGACCGTGGCGCTGATGTTCGCACTCTTCATCAATGCCGCGATCCTGATCGTTGCCGCCGCCACATTCCACGGCACCGAACATCAGAACGTCGCGGAGATTCAGGACGCATACCTGCTGTTGACCGACGTGCTCAATGTTCCCGTGGCCAGTGCCCTTTTCGCCGTCGCACTGCTGGCCTCCGGGCAGAACTCCACACTCACCGGCACGCTGGCTGGACAGATCGTGATGGAAGGATTTCTTCACATCCGTCTGCGGCCTTGGTTGCGCCGTCTCATTACTCGATTGCTGGCGATCGTACCCGCGCTGGTCGTCACTTGGCTCTACGGCCACAAAGGTACAAATACTCTGCTGGTCCTCAGCCAGGTGATCCTGAGCATGCAACTGCCTTTTGCGGTTATCCCGCTGGTGATGTTCACCGCGGAAAGAAAAAAGATGGGCGAGTTTACGGCACCGCGCTGGATCCTTGCGCTGGCGTGGATCACCGCAACCATCATCGTTACGCTTAACATCAAATATCTCATCGACTGGACCGTCAGCCTCCTGGCTGGCGGCGGGGGCTGAGCGGCATGTATAAAAAAATTCTTGTCGCGCTGGAAAATTCCAAAACCGACCGGCGTCTGCTCGCACACGTCGGAGAGTTGGCTGTGTTGCTCAAGTCCAGCCTGCTTCTGTTGCACGTCGCGGACGGCTTCGCAGCACGGAACTTCAAGCAACTCAAGCTCGCCGAGTCCGAGGAAATGAAAGAGGATCAACGATACCTCGATAAAACCGCGCAATCATTGACCAAGCATGGCCTGAAGGTCGAAACACGGCTTGAATTGGGCAATCCGCCGGAAGGCATCATCAAAGTCAGCAAAGAATGTCACTGCGATCTGATCGCAATGTGTTCACATGGCCATCGGCTTATCGGCGACCTGGTATTCGGCAGCACCATCGAGCCGGTGCGTCATCGCACCAAGATTCCTGTCTTGATCGTTCGCGGTTGATTCTTCTGTCAAGTAATGATTAAGCCCGTTCACGGTGCCGCAATGGGGTACAGGCTCCTTCTCAACCGGTCATGGCCGGTACGTGCGAATGCAGAAACCAGCGATCGAGCACAACGCTCCGGGTGAACCAACTGTTCGTCAGCAACTTCGACGCTAACGGGAGCATGATTGCCGACGGCAGAAACCCTGACGCGCTAGTAGCTTTGGGTTGACCAAATCGTGATCTGATTTTTTCCCGGTATGGATCAAGTGCCGCTGACGAATAATTTCCTCGTGCAGCAATGATCGTTTCTGCGGCCAGAAGCGCGGACTCGACCGCTGGCCGAATTCCTTCGCCGCTTTGGGGGTATGCCAAGCCAGCCGAGTCGCCGATGAGCAGTATCCCGTCATCCACAAGTGTGCGCTGGGTGTGGCCATAAAGGATGTAAGCGTGACCGTGGAACTTCCCGGCAGCCGGGGTGTCCTGAGGGATCCGGCCCTCCTCGATCATCCAGGCACGAAAATCCGCAACGTGTTCGCCGACGCGGACGCTGTCCTCGCGGCCTAGCCCGATGTTCAGATAGTCCCCTTTGCGGAAGCACCATGCGTAGCCGGCCAGATCGTTGCAGAAATAAAGCTCCGGCGATTCTGAATCGACTTTGCAATGGCGCTTCTGCCTCTCGCTCAATGGAAATTCGATCTCCTGGGCTGCCACGATCGGCTCTTTGACCTGACCGCCTAGCTGTCGAGCGATGGGACAGAAATGGCCGCCCGCACCGACGACCAGCCGGGCGCGGATTACGTCGTTGATGATCCACCATGAACCGTCGCGCGTAAGCGACTCGAACTTTTCACCCAGTCGCAGCCGCGCACCACAGCGTTTGAGCAGGTAATCATCGAACTCATACCGGCGGATGCCATAGCTTACGGGCGCGTCATAACACGTCTCAACCGCCTCGCCCCTAATCATGCCGGTGCGAAATCGTGTAATAGGCTGAAACACACGAGATGCGGCGTATTCGTTGATGTCCAGCTCAAGTTC
Proteins encoded in this region:
- a CDS encoding Nramp family divalent metal transporter, coding for MDSDKPSSASPADAAPLPVDEGWRRNRHTPSLPEVHRSVLVPQGAGFGRKLLAFAGPGFMVAVGYMDPGNWATDLAGGAKFGYTLLCVILISNFMAILLQHLCVRLGVATGRDLAQACSDHYHPVVSFVLWVLCELAICACDLAEVLGTAIALNLLFGIPMTVGVCLTALDIMLILLLQHKGFRYLEAMVISLISIIGACFLLEIIFSRPDLPSVLRGFVPSRDVVVNKDMLYVAIGILGATVMPHNLYLHSSIVQTRKYEQTASGKREAIKFATIDSTVALMFALFINAAILIVAAATFHGTEHQNVAEIQDAYLLLTDVLNVPVASALFAVALLASGQNSTLTGTLAGQIVMEGFLHIRLRPWLRRLITRLLAIVPALVVTWLYGHKGTNTLLVLSQVILSMQLPFAVIPLVMFTAERKKMGEFTAPRWILALAWITATIIVTLNIKYLIDWTVSLLAGGGG
- a CDS encoding NAD(P)/FAD-dependent oxidoreductase, producing MESCDVLVVGGGPGGSTCARKLLAAGLDVIVLDKRVFPRDKTCAGWITPAVVAELELDINEYAASRVFQPITRFRTGMIRGEAVETCYDAPVSYGIRRYEFDDYLLKRCGARLRLGEKFESLTRDGSWWIINDVIRARLVVGAGGHFCPIARQLGGQVKEPIVAAQEIEFPLSERQKRHCKVDSESPELYFCNDLAGYAWCFRKGDYLNIGLGREDSVRVGEHVADFRAWMIEEGRIPQDTPAAGKFHGHAYILYGHTQRTLVDDGILLIGDSAGLAYPQSGEGIRPAVESALLAAETIIAARGNYSSAALDPYREKIRSRFGQPKATSASGFLPSAIMLPLASKLLTNSWFTRSVVLDRWFLHSHVPAMTG
- a CDS encoding universal stress protein, translating into MYKKILVALENSKTDRRLLAHVGELAVLLKSSLLLLHVADGFAARNFKQLKLAESEEMKEDQRYLDKTAQSLTKHGLKVETRLELGNPPEGIIKVSKECHCDLIAMCSHGHRLIGDLVFGSTIEPVRHRTKIPVLIVRG